The DNA segment ACGGTGAGGTCGGCACGGGGCGGTCTCCCCTCGTCCGCGGTCAGGTCGGCGACGACCGACTCCGAGTCCATCGCGTCGACGTGGAGCCAGTCGGCCCCCGCCTCGGCGACCGCGTCCGCGACGGCGACGAGGTCGACGCCGGGGACCTCGGCGCGGACCTTCACGCTCGTCGTCGCGCCGGTCTCGGCCGCCGCGGCGACGTAGCCGGCCAGACGGTCGGGATCGCGAAGCAGGGACTCGCCGCAACCGACCGCGCGCAGTTCGGGCTGCCGGCAGTGAGCGTTGATTTCACAGACCGCACCGCGGTCGGCGCAGACGGCGGCCGCCTCGCGCACCGGCCCGACGAGCGCGCTCCGGAGGTTGACGCCCGGACGGACCGGCGCGTCGGCGATCGCGGCGAGCTGCCGGTCGATCCACGCGAGCGGGTCGTCGGGGAGAAACTCGGAGCGCCCGCGGGCGACGAGGTCGCGCGCGGCCGCCCGGCTCGCGGGGTCGAGGGCGATCCCGCCGAGCATCGCCGCGTCGACGTGCGGGGCCGCGGCGCGCGCCCAGTCGGCGTCGGCCGCGCCGCTGAGGCTGGCGGCGACGAGGAAGGGGGCCAATCCGCGGGCCTCGCTCTCGGTCACTCCGCCACCTCCGCGTCGGTCGCCGACGCGTCCGTCACCGCCGCCAGCGCGCGCTCGCAGGCCCGGGCGACCCGCTCGGCGTCGTCGGCGTCGTCGATCCGGGTGTCGGTGCG comes from the Halorubrum depositum genome and includes:
- a CDS encoding tRNA-dihydrouridine synthase, producing the protein MTESEARGLAPFLVAASLSGAADADWARAAAPHVDAAMLGGIALDPASRAAARDLVARGRSEFLPDDPLAWIDRQLAAIADAPVRPGVNLRSALVGPVREAAAVCADRGAVCEINAHCRQPELRAVGCGESLLRDPDRLAGYVAAAAETGATTSVKVRAEVPGVDLVAVADAVAEAGADWLHVDAMDSESVVADLTADEGRPPRADLTVIANNGVRGRRTVAEYAAHGADAVSVGRPTERPDELARVAEAVRAWRDGELPGDEADSRREASP